The nucleotide sequence AGGGCTGACCGCGAAGCCATTATTGCGGCCTGCGTGGAGCAGGTGATGCAGATGCTGGAAGACAAACAGGAACGATAACAACCCAACGACTCCGCCATGATTCTGGATACGTTACTGGCCAAAGGAAGCCTGACCAAGATGACCATTACGGCCCTGGAAGCCGACCCGGCTCCTGATAGTCCGCCGGTTCGGTCGTCCAATCCGGATGATACCCTGACGGTGCTGGTCAACCCCAATACGTACCGGATTAACTACGCCCTGAATTACAATCGCCAGCCGCCCCAGGGGGCCAGCAGCACCTCGGCGCAGTACGTCAGTTCCGAGCCGATCAGTATTGATTTTGAACTGCTGTTCGACGGGACCGGCGTCATTCCGAAAATGCCGTCGAATAATCCGCTGGAAGGGGTGCCGGTGGCGGGCGCTATTGCCGGAGCTATTGCGAGCCTGACGGGTGGTGATGAAGAGGAATACGACGTAGCGAAGCAGATTCTGAAGCTGAATAACATCGTCTACACTTACGAGGGTGAGCAGCATCAGCCCCGGAAGGTGCAGATCTGCTGGGGCAAGCTCGTCTTTTTCGGGGCGCTGAAAAGCCTGAGCTATCAGTTTAAACTTTTTAAGTCAGATGGTACCCCGCTCCGGGCAACGGCCAATGTCAGCTTTGAGAATCACCGCAATGACTTTCTGCGCGAAGCGGTGCAGCAAACGGCATCGCCGGACCTCACTCACCGACGGACCGTGCAGGAGGGCGATACGCTGCCGCTGATGTGCTACCGCATCTACGGCGATTCGTCGCTATACCTGCAGGTTGCCGAGGCCAACAAGCTGCTCAACTTCCGGGCGCTGACCGTTGGACAGGAGCTGTTCTTTCCACCCGTTGATAACTTCAAAAAATGACTGCATCGCGACTGCTGCCCATCGACCGGAATACCGACCTAGTTACGTTCACCATCCGGGTAAACGGCGAAGCTCTCTCGCGCACAGTCGGGGTGCTGTCAATTGTGGTCAGTAAGGAAGTCAACCGCATTCCAACTGCCCGGCTGACCTTGGCGGATGGCGATCCGGCCCGGAGCGAGTTCAGCCTCAGCAACCAGGATACGTTCGTGCCGGGTAACGAGATCGAGATTACGGCGGGCTATCATTCGCAGGAAGCGCTGATTTTTAAGGGAATCATCATTCGGCATGGTATAAAGATCCGGAATAATTATTCGCAGCTGCTGGTCGAGTGCAGGGATGTAGCGGTCAAAATGACGGTTGGCGAAAAAAGCCGGCTGTTTGCTGACAGCAAAGACAGCGCGGCTCTGGAAACCATCCTGGCGGATTACCCCGACCTGACGGCCACCATCGACGATACCACCGTTGAACACAAAGAACTGGTGCAGTACCAATGCTCCGACTGGGATTTTATGGTGAGCCGGGCCGATGTCAATGGCCTGGTTTGTCTGGTCAGCGACGGTACGCTAACGGTGACCAAACCGTCGGTCAGTGGCGAGGCCCTGGCGACTACGCTCTTCGGGGCGACCATTCTTGAGTTTGATGCCGAGATTGACGCCCGAATACAGGACAGGCAGGTAAAAGCCCTGGCCTGGGATGTCGCCAGTCAGGACCTGGCCGAAGCGACTGCCGCCGAACCCGACTGGACCGAAAATGGGGATCTCAGCAGCAGCCAACTGGCCGACGTAATCGGTCTGGAATCGCATGACTTCTTTCATACGGGTCAGCTGCCGCCCAATGAACTGCAAAGCTGGGCCGACGCCCAACTGCTGCGCAACCGCATGGCGAAAACGCGGGGGCGGGTCCGGTTTCAGGGCATGGCAACCGTCTTGCCGGGCACGGTGCTGGAACTGGCGGGCGTAGGTAACCGGCTGAACGGCAAGGTTTACGTATCGGGTGTTCGGCATGAACTGTCGGGCGGCAACTGGGTCTGTGATGCGCAGTTCGGTATGAATCCCGACTGGCACACCAAACAGTTCAACACGTCCATGCCTCCGGCCGCGGGCTTACTGCCCGCCATCCGTGGCCTGCACATTGGCGTGGTGTCGCACCTGCAAAATGACCCGGCGGGCGAAAACCGGATTCAGGTCAAAATTCCGACCATCAGCACCACCGATGAAGGCATCTGGGCGCGGGTGGCTACGCTGGATGCGGGCAACGAACGGGGTACGTTTTTTCTGCCCGAGGTAGGCGACGAAGTCGTGGTGGGTTTTCTGAACGACGACCCCCGTTTCCCGGTCGTGCTGGGCATGATGAACAGCAGCAGTAAGCCGGCCCCCATAACGGCCGCCGACAAAAACCCCGAAAAGGCGTATGTGTCGCGCGAGAAGCTGGCCCTGCGGTTCAACGACGACAAAAAGAAGATTACGCTCGAAACACCCGGCGGCCGTACCGTTACGCTGGACGACGACAAAAAGAAGATCAGCCTGACCGACAAATCGGGTAACAGCATCTCCTTATCAGGGAGCGGTATTGTCATTGAAAGTGCGGGCGAATTGACCTTTAAGGCCAAAAAAGCAATCAAGGTAGAGGGAACGATGGACGTAACGCTGAAGGCTGGCCTAAACTTCAAAGTCGAAGGAACCGCCGGTGTCGAGGTATCGACCAGCGCGATTGCCGTACTGAAAGGGTCTCTGGTGCAGATAAACTAACGACAACGAATATGGGCATGGCGGCACGAATTGGCGATATGCATGTGTGTCCGATGGTAACCGGGGTTGTGCCGCATGTGGGTGGCCCCGTATTGCCGCCGGGAACAGTAACCGTGTTGATTGGCGGTATGCCGGCAGCCTGTCTGGGTGATTTGTGTACCTGCGTCGGTCCGCCCGATACCATCCTAATGGGTTCGGCGACGGTGCTGATTGGCGGTAAACCCGCGGCCCGCATGGGTGATCCTACCGCGCATGGAGGCACCATCATCGTCGGTTGTCCGACCGTACTGATCGGCGGTTAACGCATTAACGCTATGGCAGAGCTATTCTTAGGCAAAGGCTGGAGCTTCCCGCCGACGTTCGATAACCGCACGAAAGAAGTCGTGATGACCGAAGGTGAAGACGACATTCGGGGCAGTCTGGAAATCCTGCTGGGTACCCGGATTGGCGAACGGATCATGCGTCCCGGCTACGGCATGAGCCTCGACCGGCTGATGTTTGAAGGTATCGACACGTCACTGGTCGCTACGCTCGAAAAAGACCTGGAGTTCGCAATTGCGCTTTACGAGCCCAGAATCAAACTCACCGAACTGGCGGTCATGCAGGATCGGCAGGAGGCAGGACGGCTGCTCATTCTGGTCGAATACGTAGTTCGCAGCACCAACACTCGTAACAACTTAGTCTATCCGTTCTACATAAACGAAGGGACAGAGAAATAGAGCCACCCGATATGTCGCAGGATTTCAGACCCAACGAGCTTCTATGGAACGATGGCATCAACCAACTGCAACGGATGCTGCCCTCGCTGGACCCGGCTTTTGCCAAGGTCGATGAACGCACGTTGGCCGATTTTCTGAAATACGCGTATCAACTGGCTAAAGAAATCCGGTACTATAACCCGCAGAACCAGCCGGAAGGGGACTGGACGCCTTTTTTTGATCAGTTTCTGCTCGATGCGGCTACGGGACAGATGGCGAGTACGGCGCAGATACACCAGCAACTGGCTGGCCGGACGAACCTGCCCCCGCATTTGGTGCTGTTTCTGGCGTTCCTGAAACTATATGAACACGCCCAGCAGGACCTGAACGGTCTGACCCAAAAGCATCTTGACTACTACTACCGCGATATTCTGGGGATTAAGGCCAAACCTGCCGTACCCGACAAAGCCCATGTTGTCTTTGAACTGGCCCGCAACCTGACCGGGTTTCGGCTGCCTGAAAAGACGCTGCTGGATGCAGGCAAAGACAAGGACGGCAAACCGATCCGGTTCAGCACCAGCCGCGAAATCATTATAAATCAGGCCAAGGTAGCCGGGCTCAAAAGCCTGTTTATTGAAGAAACCAGCACGCAGGGTACGCTTTTTCAGGCTGCTTCGGTGGCGAACTCGGCCGATGGACGGGGGAAACCGTTCGAGGGGCCGGCTTCCTGGCGACCGTTTGGGGCGGCTCAACTGAAAAGGGCAGGCAGCGAGCAGACCATGACCCCGGCCGACATCGGGTTCGCCCTTTCGACACCCATGCTGCTGCTGAACGAAGGCACGCGCAGCCTGACACTGACCCTGTCGCTGAACAACCCGGGCCTGGCGGCTGCTGCGCTGCCCAACGCCTTTCGGCTGTACCTGTCGGGAGCGAAAGGCTGGATAGAACCCGACGCGGTTTCCGATATAAGCCTGCAACTAATCAAAAATCGGCCGACGCTCTTCATCAGTGTTACGTTATCGGCTGCTCAACCCGCTGTTGTTGCCTACGACGACAGTGTGCTTGGCGCGGGCTTTGTTACATCGTATCCCGTTCTGAAAGTGGCCCTCAACCAGTCGTTTAGTCAGTATGAGACTCTTAAGTTGCTCAGGGTTAGAGATGTTACGGTTCGGACATCGGTGCAGGGCGTAAAGAGTCTGATCGTGCAGAACGACGAGTCGGTGGTTGATCCGGCCCGACCATTCGCGCCGTTTGGGGCGCAGCCCGGAATTGGTGCCAACTGCTATATCGGGTCGGAAGAGGTATTCACTAAGCGGCTCACCTCGCTGCAGCTGCATATCGACTGGCATAAGTTACCGCCCGACCTGAGCCAGTATTACGAAGGTTATTTCCCACCCTTCAGCAATCAGGTTACGGTGAGCAGTTTTGAAGGCGTACTATATTTTCTGTCGGAGGGACAATGGCAGTTTCTGGCGAAGAACCGCCTGTTCACCGGCCCAGACAATCAGGAGGGCACCTTTGTTGCCAACAGCGACCCGTTCCGGAACTTCGGTCAGCATCGCACCACTCTCGACGAGCCGCTGAGCCGCTTCGATACGCGCGTGCGCAACGGCTTTATCCGGCTCGAGCTAACGGCCCCCCGTTACGATGAATACGGCTTCGAGGCATTCGGGCACACGATTTTCCCGATTGTTTATGCGCAGAAAGCCGTAGCCATGAGCCGGGCTCTGCCGACCGATCCGCCCGTCGTACTGCCGAATCCGCCCTATACGCCCCAGATTAAGTCGCTGACGCTCGACTACGATGCCGGAGAAACGTTTGTTCCGAGGGTTGATGATCCGGCTAATCTATTCTGGTTTCTTGAACCGTTTGGCCATCGCCAGTTACTGCCTTCCGAATCGGTAGCGGTCTTACCACCCGTTTCCGGCGCGGCATTCAGCTTTATTGGCCTGTCCGACTTTACGCCACCGGGCAACATCAGCCTGCTGCTGCAGACTGAAGACGGCACCGCCATTGCACTTACGTCCGACGACCTGCTCAGTAGCCGTGACCTGACCTGGGGATATCTGGCCGGCGACCGATGGATCGACCTCGATCAGTCGGCGGTGCTGGCCGAAAGTACCGAGGGCTTCCAGAAAGCCGGGATAGTGATGCTGGCCATCGGGCGCGATGCGACGCAGCAACATACCCTCATGCCCGCCGGGCTGCACTGGATACGGGCCAGCGTACCCTCAGCCCGTAAGGCCAACGGAGCCAGTAACCTTCAGTCGGTGCAGACGCAGGCCGTTGAAGCCGTATTTATTCCTGCCGACGATAAGCAGGTAGTAACAAGCGTAGCGGCAGGGACGATCAAAAAGCTGGTTACGCCCCTGACGGCCATTCGCAGGGTTGATCAGCCGTTTGCGTCCTTTGGCGGGCAGGCGACAGAAGACAATACCGCTTATTACACCCGCGTCGCCGAACGGCTCCGGCATAAAAACCGACTGTCGGGTTCGTGGGACTATGAGCATCGGGTGCTGCAGGCGTTTCCGGAGCTGTTTAAAGTGCGCTGCATGCCTCATCGTCAGCCGGGACAGGTGCAGTTGATCGTCGTGCCGAATCTGCGGAACAAAAACGTTGGGAATCCGCTCGAACCCCGGAGCAGTACGGTGCTGCTCCGAAGCATTGAAGACTATATCCGTCAGTACGTCTCCGCTTTCGCGACCGTAACGGTCCGTAATCCGGATTACGAGCAGATTCTGCTGGATTTCAAAGTGGCGTTCCGGGCCGGTAAAGACGCCGGGTACTATGCCGGGGTGCTGAACGAGGAGATCAAACGGTTTCTGTCGCCCTGGGCGTATGAAGAGGGGCGCGACATTCCGTTTGGCGGTAAGGTCTATAAATCGGACCTGCTGGCTTTCGTTGAAAACCGCGACTACGTGGATTTCGTCACCGACTTCAACCTGTATCACCTGTATCCGGGGCCGCCCAGGGGGGGCGTCGGTGCCATGATGATCGGTAAAGATTTTTTGATCAAGCAGGCGGTTCCGGCAACCATCAGCGGGCATTCGGGCGGCACCATCGGCCTTGATTTCGTGATTGGCGAGCCCGTGGACAGCACCAGCCTCTCGCCCGATGGGGCGGCTATTCTGGTATCGGCCGGGCAGCACCGCATTACGCCCCTGATGCCGGGCGAACGAACGAGCGACGGGATTGACCTGCTGAGCGGCATTGGGTACATGGTCATTGGCCTGGACTTCGACGTAACAGTATAACTGATTCACTTACAAAATCTAACGAGTTATGGAACAGACACGTGCCGATCTGAAAATTAAATTCGACAACGGCAAACGACCTTCGGGCCCCGATTTTGCGGATCTGCTGGACTCATTCGTCAATCCGAAAGACGACAACTTTCGCAAAGACGGCAGCGGCAATTTTGTGGTTACGCTGGGGAATGCGCCCGATGTACCCGCGCCAGCCGCCGGTACGTTACGGTTCACCGCCGGCAAAGTGCAGTTCTCAACCGGAGCCGCCTGGCAGGACGTAGGGGCAGGGTCGGGGGGCGGCTTTCAGTCGGTGGGTGGCTCGGCCAACATTGCCTATAGCAACGGAAATGTGGGCATCGGTACCGCAGCCGCCCAGCCTACCGCCAAGCTGGAAGTGGCGCTGGCCATTGGCGAGCAGGCCAAAATTGGGAATGTATCCGTCGGCAACAGCGCGGCCCCGCTGAACGGCTTTATCCAGATGAGCCACGTCAACCGGGCCAACGCCACCGATTTTGCCCTGCGGCAGGGACCAAACGGCAACGTCAACGTCAACGCACCTGCCAACCAGAAGCTGATTCTGTCGAAAGGGGGTAACCAGTCGCGGCTAAGCGTGATTGAAAACGGATCGGTCATTGTTGGGGGCGAAACCGACATCAGCGGCACCGGAGCCGCCCTCCAGGTAAACGGGGATCTGTTCATCAACGCAAATGCCATCAAGCCGGGCGGTGGGCCGTGGCAGGCTCCATCGGATGCCCGACTCAAAAAAGACATCCGCCCCTTTACGGATGGCCTGGCTAAGGTACTTCAGATCAACCCCGTCAACTTCCGCTATAACGGTCTGGCGCAGACCCCTGACAATAGTGAACAGGTAGGGATTCTGGGGCAGGAAATGGCCAGTATACTGCCCTATACGGTCTCGACGGCCAGGGCGCAGCTAAAACCCGAGGAGACGCCGACGGACATTCTGATTTTCGACCCCAATGCCCTCGTCTATGTGCTGATCAACGCGGTCAAGGAACTGGCGGGTAAAGTACAGTCGCTGGAGCAGCAACTGGCTGGTCAGTAGCCCGTTGCGGACTACCCGACTACGTACACCACCAACGGCTTTTGATCAACTGTCTCAGTAACCCCTTACCATGCGCGACCCGGTCACTATATCGAAAGCGAAGCCCGCTGCCAAAAGTCAGGATTATGCCGGGCTGGTTGAAGAGGGCATAACCTGCATTCAGCAGTGGGCCAGCGATACCTGGACCGACCACAACGTCCATGACCCTGGCATTACGTTGCTGGAAACCCTGAGCTACGCGATTACGGATCTGGGGTTTCGGGGACAGCTCCCCATTAGCCAACTGCTGGGTAAACAGCTGCCTCCCGAAAAAATGTCCCTGTTTGCGCCCGACCGGGCTCTGAGCGGCAATGCTATTACGGCCGAAGATTTTCAGAAACTGCTCATTTCGCTGCCAACGGTGAAATATGCCCGGCTGAAACCCGCCGAAAACCGGGTGAAGGGCCTGTATAACGTTCTGGTGGAGTGGGAGGACGGTACGCTCAACGACAGTCTGGTGCTGGAAACCATAACCGCCAACGGCAAAGCCTTTGCTGTGGAGTTCGCTTTTCCCTATTGGGACGAAGCGGTTGTATCGGTCTGGGGCGCGCCCGCTACGCTCAATCAGGTAACGGGTGCTGGAGGAGCCCCGCTCCAATTGATTCCGTTCACGGAAGACGAACTGAACGATTATTTTACCATCGTCGAGGTTCGCTACAACACCAGCCAGACGCTGCAACTGACCCTAGTGATCCGGCTGGGTTCCCAGCCCAGTCCCACCGACCGCCCGGCGCTGGAACAGGCCATTGTGAACCGGCTTACGCAGACGGGGCCCGGTTCGGCCATTGAAACGTTTCGGGCGCAGGTAGCGATGGTCTTTCAGCAGATGAACGACGTTCGGAACCTCTTACGTCAGAACCGGAATCTGGCCGAAGACTTCCTGCAGTTTCAGTCAGTGCGTATCCAGGAAATAGCGCTGCGGGCCACGGTCGAGCTGGCGGCTGATGCCGACGCCCGGCTGACGCTGACCAATATGCTCTCGGCCATCGACCTGTTTATCGACCCGGTCGTTCGGTTTTCGTCGTTGGCTGCCTTACAGATGCAGGGTATGCCCATCGAGCAAATTTACGAGGGACCAATGCTATCCGCGGGCTTTCTGCCGAAGATAGACGAGCCTCAGCAGCATCAGCTTTATGCCTCGGATATTCTCCAGCAGATGCTGCAAACGCCCGAAGGTACGCGGAACAACGCCGTCATTGCGGTCGAGAATTTTTCCATGAGCAGTTACGTCCGCAACCGGCTGACGACCGTGAACGCGCAAAACAGCCTGACGCTGCTGGCCGACGAGCAGTATCAGCCCCGACTCAGCGTAACCAAAACCGACATTACGTTTTTCCGGAATGGCGTGGAGGTCAAATACGATAAACAGCAGGTAATGCAGGGCGTACTGGCGAAGCGGCAACAGGCGTTTGCGGCTTCTGTCGTACCGGCATCGCTGCCTGCACCCGCCCAAACAGTTGATACGCTCACCCAAGCCGACATTGCTCAGTATCAGTCGATTCAGTACGATCTGCCGCTGGTCTATGGCCTGAAAGCGGGTACGCCCGACAGTGCATCACCGCTCCGTAAAGCGCAGGAAAAGCAGCTAAGGGGCTATCTGCTGTTTTTTGAACAGATTCTGGCGAATCACCTGAGCCAGTTGGCCAATACGGCTACGTTTTTCAGCATCGACGCCGATAACCCGAATACCTACTTCTATCAGCCGCTCTATAATACCCCTCAGATTGACCAGTTGCTGCGGGCGTTTAATCCGGTAACGACCGACCCGCTGGCTGAGTGGGCGGCTTTTGTGCAGGACCCTACAAATGCCTATAGGCAGCGGCTGCAGGCTGGAGCCGAAACCGCAACTGACCGACTGCTCCGTAAAAACAAGGTGCTGGAACACCTGCTGGGGCGGTTTGGCGAGGAACTGTCGGAGCTGAGCCGGATTGAATACACGCTGAGTTTGCAGGAGGCTCAGTCGCTGGAAGCTATGGAGCGAATGCGGCTCAATACGGCCCGGCGACTGCTCCGCTATAAGGTGGCGTTCCTGAACGATGTAAACGCATCGGCAGCCGGGCGGGCGCTCGGTACGTCGGGCAGTGCCCTAACCGGACTGTCGGGGCTGGAACGACGCATTTTCCGCAAAACCGGCCTGATGCAGCAGCAACGCCGGAAAATTACCACGCCCCTGACCGATTTCTTCGAGGTGCAGAACGCGGGCGCAGGACTCCAAACGTTCCGGCTCAAAGATGCTGCCAGTACTGTGCTGCTCGTCAGTGCAGAGACCTTTGCGACGGCTCCCGAACGGACAGTGTTCGACGGCATCCGGACAGTCATTCGCTTCGGCAGCGAGCCCGGTTATTATGTAATCGAGCAAACAGGAGCCGCCCAATGGCGGGTCGCTCTGACCAACGGCAACGGGGATGCCATCGCCCGCCGATCAACGCCGTTTGCCAGTCCGGCCGAGGCTAACGCCTTCATCAATTCAACCGCTACGTTCCTGTACGACACCTACAGCACCGAAGGCTGCTACCTGATTGAGCACGTGCTGCTGCGCCCAACCCGCCCCGGCGACAACACGCTGAAAGGCCCCGACCCGTATTCGCACCAGTTAACCCTGGTGTTTCCGTCGGGTTTTGAGCGCGATTTTGCTAACCCGGCCGATTCGCCCAAGCCAAGTCTGCCTTACCGATACCAGGCCAAAGATTTTCGGAACTATGTCGAAGCGGTTATCGAGCAGGAATGCCCCGCGCACCTGATTCCAACGGTTTTCTGGCTGGACCTGAACACCAATTCCGCGGCTGCCAACGCTGTGTCGTTCCAGGCCATTGAAGCGCAGTACCTGTCCTGGCTGGGCCATTTTACCGGCGGAACACTGGCTACTCAGCCCGGACGAAACGCCCGCGCCGGACTGATCGATCTGCTGAACACGCTACGCCAAACCCTCGCCTAAGCCATGACTGCCCTGAACCGACATATTATTCAGCGCCAAACCGTCTGGCTCGACACCCCTGGTCTGGAGCCTCCGTTCGCGTTGCAGGAGCGCGTTTCGGCCTATTGCCGACACCAGCTACCGGCCGTGCTGGAAACCCTGTTCGACCAACTGGCCGATGCCGACACGACTATCCGGCTGGACCAGCTGATCATTGATGCCGGACGATTGTCGGCCCAAAATCTGGAGGAAGAACTAACCCAACAGGTAATTCGGCAAATCGAAACGGCGTTTGGGCAGAATAGTGACTCGATGAATGGCTCGGCGGCAGGATTCTATCGCCTAAACCGGAACGAACAGATGGCGCAGCAGCTTCGGTATTTTCTGCAAAAAGGTCTTTTGTCGGCCTGGATGGATACCCGCGATTTTGCGCAGGTGGACGCATGGCTTAGAACACCCGCAGCCGTTCCGTTCAGAAGCGAACTAAGAAGCATGCTGTCTACAAATCCAGATCAGCTTCGGCGGTTCATGGGGCACAGCAGTAATGAAACCCTGGTGATGCTGGCGTTTTCGGAGGAAGAGAACGTATCCGACGAGACCATCCGGCAGTTACTGACAAGTACTCATTCGCTAACCCAACAACCCGTAACGGTCCTGCACGAACGCTACTGGGGCGCGGTTCTGACCGTAGCAGTAAGAAAGGGCACAATGACTTTTGCCGACAGTCTGCGAACGTTACAGCAGATAGCGGCACCCGCTGAATCAGCAAGAGCGTTCTTTGGTCAAATGCTGTCACTGTTGCCGCAACAACACATTTCACCTGGTTCGACAGTGAAGAATCAACTGGTGCAGACGCTGACGCAACTGCTTGCTGGTACGCCGTCGGCTGGTCGCTCCAGCATCGATCAACAAGGTCCCATAGACATACCCAGCCCGGTAGCTCCGAGTGATGGCGAGGATCAGACGCAGACTTATCCTTATTCCGAAGAAGCGGAAGATCGCTTAGAGACCAGGCCAGCGCAGCCGGACCGCGAACCCACTACGTTCCTAACCGACGAATACGATACGGAGCAGGATGTCCTGCTAAGTCAACCGGCCTATCCTTCACCTGAGCAGCCACGGCCGGTGAAAAAAGCTAGCAGAGAGGTCGATGCTGAAGAAGGGTTATTCGTGCCGATGGCGGGCGTGGTTCTGCTGCACCCGTTTCTGGTTACGCTGTTTTCGGAGATGAGCCTGCTGACGACTAACCGGCAATGGGCCGACGAAGCCGCAGCCGCAAGAGCCGTGCAGAGGCTGGCCTTTCTGGCTACTGGTCAGGAATACTGCCCCGAATATGAAATGCCGCTGCTCAAGTTTCTCTGTGGGATACCGGTCGAAACGGTGGTTTCGCCCCAGCTATCGCTGACCGACACCGACCGGCAGCTAACCACCGAACTGCTCGAAGCCGTCATAAAGCATTGGAACGCCCTGGGTAACGTATCGCCCGATGGACTGCGTGAAGCCTTTCTGCAACGCGAGGGCAAGCTCGTTCAAACCGAAACCGGCTGGCGGCTAACCGTTGAACGGAAGACGCTCGATATCCTGCTGGGGCGGCTGCCGTGGGGGTTTTCGATGATAAAACTACCGTATATGCCCGACCTGCTCGTTGTTGACTGGAACTAATCACTAACACTAAAATCGCCTAATTCCATGACCCCGCATTTGCTTCAACGTATCCGTTTAGCCTGTCTGGCCCTGCTGTTCGCCACTATTGTCCGGGCGGCCGATCAGGACATCGATTTCAATCAGGATCTGCCAACGTTCAACATCACGCTGATTGTGGGTGCCCCCCAGGTGATCAACATTGGAGTGCTGGGGGCGCCGGGTAACGTTACCTGGGATTACTTTCTGGCGCCAACGCCTATTGGTGTGCCGGGGTGTGCATCTTCACCGACCAATCCGTATATCTGTCAGGGCCTTACCATTACCCTGCCTACCGGCTCCGTGTCGAGCGCAGCAACCGCTACGGTTAACTGGAATGGGTCGGCACCGCCATCCGGGGCTCTTGATTTCAGCCTGATCGTTGATGGGCATGCTCGTGGGTATCATATCGACTTCCGGCGACCGCTGGATATCACCTTTGTGCTCGATAAGTCGGGCAGCATGGGGCTGGCCTCCTCCGGGGGCGGTGGCGTCACCCGCTGGGATGCCCTGAAAACAGCGGTCAATAACTTTATGCTGAAACTCTCAAACCCGGCCT is from Spirosoma taeanense and encodes:
- a CDS encoding CIS tube protein, translating into MILDTLLAKGSLTKMTITALEADPAPDSPPVRSSNPDDTLTVLVNPNTYRINYALNYNRQPPQGASSTSAQYVSSEPISIDFELLFDGTGVIPKMPSNNPLEGVPVAGAIAGAIASLTGGDEEEYDVAKQILKLNNIVYTYEGEQHQPRKVQICWGKLVFFGALKSLSYQFKLFKSDGTPLRATANVSFENHRNDFLREAVQQTASPDLTHRRTVQEGDTLPLMCYRIYGDSSLYLQVAEANKLLNFRALTVGQELFFPPVDNFKK
- the vgrG gene encoding type VI secretion system tip protein VgrG; the protein is MTASRLLPIDRNTDLVTFTIRVNGEALSRTVGVLSIVVSKEVNRIPTARLTLADGDPARSEFSLSNQDTFVPGNEIEITAGYHSQEALIFKGIIIRHGIKIRNNYSQLLVECRDVAVKMTVGEKSRLFADSKDSAALETILADYPDLTATIDDTTVEHKELVQYQCSDWDFMVSRADVNGLVCLVSDGTLTVTKPSVSGEALATTLFGATILEFDAEIDARIQDRQVKALAWDVASQDLAEATAAEPDWTENGDLSSSQLADVIGLESHDFFHTGQLPPNELQSWADAQLLRNRMAKTRGRVRFQGMATVLPGTVLELAGVGNRLNGKVYVSGVRHELSGGNWVCDAQFGMNPDWHTKQFNTSMPPAAGLLPAIRGLHIGVVSHLQNDPAGENRIQVKIPTISTTDEGIWARVATLDAGNERGTFFLPEVGDEVVVGFLNDDPRFPVVLGMMNSSSKPAPITAADKNPEKAYVSREKLALRFNDDKKKITLETPGGRTVTLDDDKKKISLTDKSGNSISLSGSGIVIESAGELTFKAKKAIKVEGTMDVTLKAGLNFKVEGTAGVEVSTSAIAVLKGSLVQIN
- a CDS encoding PAAR domain-containing protein, with translation MGMAARIGDMHVCPMVTGVVPHVGGPVLPPGTVTVLIGGMPAACLGDLCTCVGPPDTILMGSATVLIGGKPAARMGDPTAHGGTIIVGCPTVLIGG
- a CDS encoding GPW/gp25 family protein, translating into MAELFLGKGWSFPPTFDNRTKEVVMTEGEDDIRGSLEILLGTRIGERIMRPGYGMSLDRLMFEGIDTSLVATLEKDLEFAIALYEPRIKLTELAVMQDRQEAGRLLILVEYVVRSTNTRNNLVYPFYINEGTEK
- a CDS encoding baseplate J/gp47 family protein; its protein translation is MSQDFRPNELLWNDGINQLQRMLPSLDPAFAKVDERTLADFLKYAYQLAKEIRYYNPQNQPEGDWTPFFDQFLLDAATGQMASTAQIHQQLAGRTNLPPHLVLFLAFLKLYEHAQQDLNGLTQKHLDYYYRDILGIKAKPAVPDKAHVVFELARNLTGFRLPEKTLLDAGKDKDGKPIRFSTSREIIINQAKVAGLKSLFIEETSTQGTLFQAASVANSADGRGKPFEGPASWRPFGAAQLKRAGSEQTMTPADIGFALSTPMLLLNEGTRSLTLTLSLNNPGLAAAALPNAFRLYLSGAKGWIEPDAVSDISLQLIKNRPTLFISVTLSAAQPAVVAYDDSVLGAGFVTSYPVLKVALNQSFSQYETLKLLRVRDVTVRTSVQGVKSLIVQNDESVVDPARPFAPFGAQPGIGANCYIGSEEVFTKRLTSLQLHIDWHKLPPDLSQYYEGYFPPFSNQVTVSSFEGVLYFLSEGQWQFLAKNRLFTGPDNQEGTFVANSDPFRNFGQHRTTLDEPLSRFDTRVRNGFIRLELTAPRYDEYGFEAFGHTIFPIVYAQKAVAMSRALPTDPPVVLPNPPYTPQIKSLTLDYDAGETFVPRVDDPANLFWFLEPFGHRQLLPSESVAVLPPVSGAAFSFIGLSDFTPPGNISLLLQTEDGTAIALTSDDLLSSRDLTWGYLAGDRWIDLDQSAVLAESTEGFQKAGIVMLAIGRDATQQHTLMPAGLHWIRASVPSARKANGASNLQSVQTQAVEAVFIPADDKQVVTSVAAGTIKKLVTPLTAIRRVDQPFASFGGQATEDNTAYYTRVAERLRHKNRLSGSWDYEHRVLQAFPELFKVRCMPHRQPGQVQLIVVPNLRNKNVGNPLEPRSSTVLLRSIEDYIRQYVSAFATVTVRNPDYEQILLDFKVAFRAGKDAGYYAGVLNEEIKRFLSPWAYEEGRDIPFGGKVYKSDLLAFVENRDYVDFVTDFNLYHLYPGPPRGGVGAMMIGKDFLIKQAVPATISGHSGGTIGLDFVIGEPVDSTSLSPDGAAILVSAGQHRITPLMPGERTSDGIDLLSGIGYMVIGLDFDVTV
- a CDS encoding tail fiber domain-containing protein yields the protein MEQTRADLKIKFDNGKRPSGPDFADLLDSFVNPKDDNFRKDGSGNFVVTLGNAPDVPAPAAGTLRFTAGKVQFSTGAAWQDVGAGSGGGFQSVGGSANIAYSNGNVGIGTAAAQPTAKLEVALAIGEQAKIGNVSVGNSAAPLNGFIQMSHVNRANATDFALRQGPNGNVNVNAPANQKLILSKGGNQSRLSVIENGSVIVGGETDISGTGAALQVNGDLFINANAIKPGGGPWQAPSDARLKKDIRPFTDGLAKVLQINPVNFRYNGLAQTPDNSEQVGILGQEMASILPYTVSTARAQLKPEETPTDILIFDPNALVYVLINAVKELAGKVQSLEQQLAGQ